The Salinibaculum sp. SYNS191 genome has a window encoding:
- a CDS encoding acyl-CoA carboxylase subunit beta — translation MKLRIAAGASREEASAIAAAVAEHVEDTVEVYVGDATSPLVTQSPPTTETPEQSGGGTASADEELGPTDRERRLREQIADIETGGKEKYREQLPEQGKLFVRDRIDRWFGEDGFLFEDGKFAEFDADDRLPADGLITGGAEFEGRNVHFMANDYTVKRGSMASAGVEKFLRMQQRAMKTGKPVLYLMDSSGGRIDQQTGFFANREGIGKYYYNHSLLSGRVPQICVLYGPCIAGAAYTPVFADFTVMVRGMSAMAIASPRMVEMVTGEEISMDDLGGPDVHAQYSGSADLVADDEEHARALVAQLITYLPDNSDERPPQTEGRPPARSPEGIDAVVPQEPNRGYDMTDVIERVVDADSWFELQPEYGREILTGFARIDGRPVGVVANQPSQRAGAIFPDSAEKAAQFVWKCDAYNIPLLYLADTPGFMAGSSVEKEGILEQGKKMIYATSEATVPKQCVVVRKAYGAGIYAMSGPAYDPESTIGLPSGEIAIMGPEAAINAVYARKLDEIEDEEERRQREQELREEYREDIDVRRMASEVVIDEIVPPSDLREELAARFAFYEDVEKDRPSKKHGTVL, via the coding sequence ATGAAACTCCGCATCGCGGCGGGGGCGAGCCGGGAGGAAGCGAGCGCAATCGCCGCCGCCGTCGCCGAACACGTCGAGGACACCGTCGAGGTGTACGTCGGCGACGCGACGAGCCCCCTGGTCACGCAGTCCCCGCCCACCACCGAGACACCGGAGCAGTCCGGAGGCGGGACAGCATCCGCAGACGAGGAACTGGGACCGACCGACCGCGAGAGGCGACTCAGGGAGCAAATCGCCGACATCGAGACGGGCGGCAAGGAGAAGTACAGAGAGCAGTTGCCCGAGCAGGGGAAACTGTTCGTCCGGGACCGCATCGACCGCTGGTTCGGCGAGGACGGCTTCCTCTTCGAGGACGGCAAGTTCGCCGAGTTCGACGCCGACGACCGACTGCCCGCCGACGGACTCATCACCGGCGGGGCGGAGTTCGAGGGGCGGAACGTCCACTTCATGGCCAACGACTACACGGTCAAGCGCGGCAGCATGGCTTCCGCCGGCGTCGAGAAGTTCCTCCGGATGCAACAGCGTGCGATGAAGACCGGAAAGCCCGTCCTCTACCTGATGGACTCCTCGGGCGGGCGCATCGACCAACAGACCGGTTTCTTCGCCAACCGGGAGGGCATCGGCAAGTACTACTACAACCACTCGCTGCTGTCCGGCCGGGTCCCGCAGATTTGCGTCCTCTACGGGCCCTGTATCGCCGGCGCGGCCTACACCCCCGTCTTCGCCGACTTCACCGTCATGGTCCGCGGGATGAGCGCGATGGCAATCGCCAGCCCACGCATGGTCGAGATGGTCACCGGCGAGGAGATCTCAATGGACGACCTCGGCGGGCCGGACGTCCACGCCCAGTACTCCGGCAGCGCGGACCTCGTCGCGGACGACGAGGAACACGCCCGCGCCCTCGTCGCACAGCTCATCACCTACCTGCCCGACAACAGCGACGAGCGACCGCCACAGACGGAGGGCCGACCGCCGGCGCGCTCGCCCGAGGGCATCGACGCCGTCGTCCCGCAGGAACCGAACCGGGGCTACGACATGACCGACGTCATCGAGCGCGTCGTCGACGCCGACTCCTGGTTCGAACTCCAGCCGGAGTACGGCAGGGAGATACTGACCGGCTTCGCTCGCATCGACGGCCGGCCCGTTGGCGTCGTCGCCAATCAACCCAGCCAGCGCGCAGGCGCCATCTTCCCCGACTCCGCCGAGAAGGCAGCCCAGTTCGTCTGGAAGTGTGACGCGTACAACATCCCACTGCTGTATCTGGCGGACACGCCGGGCTTCATGGCCGGCTCCAGCGTCGAGAAGGAGGGCATCCTCGAACAGGGCAAGAAGATGATATACGCGACCTCCGAGGCGACCGTGCCCAAACAGTGCGTCGTCGTCCGGAAGGCCTACGGCGCGGGCATCTACGCCATGTCCGGGCCCGCGTACGACCCCGAATCGACCATCGGACTCCCGAGCGGCGAGATAGCAATCATGGGGCCCGAAGCGGCCATCAACGCCGTCTACGCGCGGAAACTCGACGAGATAGAGGACGAGGAGGAACGCAGACAGCGCGAGCAGGAACTGCGCGAGGAGTACCGCGAGGACATCGACGTCCGGCGGATGGCCAGCGAGGTCGTCATCGACGAAATCGTCCCACCTAGCGACCTCCGGGAGGAACTTGCGGCGCGCTTTGCCTTCTACGAGGACGTCGAGAAGGACCGTCCCAGCAAGAAACACGGCACGGTCCTGTAG
- a CDS encoding HpcH/HpaI aldolase/citrate lyase family protein: MARRSVLFSPGDQPDLIRKAPEAGADVVAIDLEDAVAPTAKAGARETVAATLPEIDPDCEVCVRVNAGDGAEADLAALEDAVEHFDSVMLPKAADADDVEALAERLADHGFDVPVLALVESARGVLNAARIADADPTDALLFGAEDLAADLGATRTDEGTEVLYARQRVVTAASAAGVDAIDTLWTDFEDEEGLRRDTERGIEMGYDGKMTIHPRQVGVVNDAFTPPPERIEWAERVLAAREEAAADGKGVFAVEGEMIDAPLLAQAERIVERASAAGRR, translated from the coding sequence ATGGCACGCAGAAGCGTACTCTTCTCGCCGGGCGACCAGCCGGACCTGATTCGGAAGGCACCCGAGGCAGGTGCAGACGTCGTCGCAATCGACCTGGAGGACGCCGTCGCACCGACCGCGAAGGCAGGGGCGCGCGAGACCGTCGCCGCGACGCTGCCGGAAATCGACCCCGACTGCGAGGTGTGCGTCCGGGTCAACGCCGGCGACGGGGCGGAAGCCGACCTCGCCGCGCTGGAGGATGCCGTCGAGCACTTCGACAGCGTGATGCTCCCGAAGGCGGCCGACGCGGATGACGTGGAGGCGCTGGCCGAGCGCCTGGCCGACCACGGGTTCGACGTGCCGGTGCTCGCGCTGGTCGAGTCTGCCCGCGGGGTTTTGAACGCCGCCCGGATAGCCGACGCGGACCCGACGGACGCGCTGCTGTTCGGTGCTGAGGACCTGGCGGCCGACCTCGGGGCGACCCGGACCGACGAGGGGACGGAAGTGCTCTACGCCCGCCAGCGGGTCGTCACCGCGGCCAGCGCCGCGGGCGTCGACGCAATCGACACGCTTTGGACGGACTTCGAGGACGAGGAGGGACTGCGCAGGGACACGGAGCGAGGCATCGAGATGGGCTACGACGGGAAGATGACGATACACCCCCGTCAGGTCGGGGTGGTCAACGACGCGTTCACACCCCCGCCGGAGCGCATCGAGTGGGCGGAGCGCGTCCTGGCCGCCAGAGAGGAGGCCGCGGCGGACGGCAAGGGCGTTTTTGCCGTCGAAGGAGAGATGATAGACGCGCCGCTGCTCGCCCAGGCAGAGCGGATTGTCGAGCGCGCGAGCGCCGCAGGACGCCGCTGA
- a CDS encoding class 1 fructose-bisphosphatase: MSTVDTIFETVAETAGDVRGALAERRAYEEEENPSGDRQLAAEVYADGLLEERLLAIDEVGSYASEEREAVIEADDGGTYHVACDPLDGSSNLKSNNGMGTIVGIFDADLPAPGDALVASGYVLYGPITTMLEASNGTVTEYLLRDGDREVLNEDVTLPEDPVVYGFGGRIPDWTDDFRAYVDNVEADRLKLRYGGAMVADVNQVVTYGGIFGYPMLADTPEGKLRLQFEGHPIAHIIETAGGASSNGEQSLLDCDPDELHQRTPLFVGTEALVERLEAALS; the protein is encoded by the coding sequence ATGTCTACTGTCGATACTATCTTCGAGACGGTCGCAGAGACTGCCGGCGACGTCCGCGGTGCCCTCGCCGAACGTCGCGCGTACGAGGAGGAAGAGAATCCGAGCGGCGACCGCCAGCTCGCGGCGGAAGTCTACGCCGACGGACTGCTGGAGGAGCGCCTGCTGGCAATCGACGAGGTCGGGTCCTACGCGAGCGAGGAACGCGAGGCGGTCATCGAAGCCGACGACGGCGGCACCTACCACGTCGCCTGCGACCCGCTGGACGGGTCCTCGAACCTGAAATCGAACAACGGGATGGGAACCATCGTCGGCATCTTCGACGCCGACCTGCCCGCGCCAGGGGACGCGCTGGTCGCGTCGGGCTACGTCCTCTACGGCCCCATCACGACGATGCTCGAAGCAAGCAACGGGACGGTCACGGAGTACCTCCTCCGCGACGGTGACCGTGAGGTGCTGAACGAGGACGTCACGTTGCCCGAGGACCCCGTCGTGTACGGCTTCGGCGGCCGGATTCCCGACTGGACCGACGACTTCCGGGCCTACGTCGACAACGTCGAGGCGGACCGGCTCAAGCTCCGCTACGGCGGCGCGATGGTCGCCGACGTGAACCAGGTCGTCACCTACGGCGGCATCTTCGGCTACCCGATGCTCGCGGACACGCCGGAGGGCAAGCTCCGACTCCAGTTCGAGGGCCACCCGATCGCTCACATCATCGAGACGGCCGGCGGCGCGTCCTCGAACGGGGAGCAGTCACTGCTCGACTGCGACCCGGACGAACTCCACCAGCGGACCCCGCTGTTCGTCGGCACCGAAGCGCTCGTCGAGCGGCTGGAAGCGGCGCTCTCCTGA
- a CDS encoding class I fructose-bisphosphate aldolase — MRPFDDTPLARDGKVLILAYDHGLEHGPVDFEAVPESADPERVFDVARHPAVTTLAVQKGIAEAYYPSYEDEVNLLAKLNGTSNLWMGEPDSAVNWSVDYAAEVGADAVGFTLYGGSNNEIEMAEEFRDAHEKAREHDLPVVMWSYPRGQGLKNDTKPGTIAYAARQALELGADVAKVKYPGSQEAMETAVQMAGPTKVVMSGGSKTSDREFLESVKAVIDAGGAGLAVGRNVFQRENPRRILDALEKVIYEESSVDTALAAAEE; from the coding sequence ATGCGACCATTCGACGACACGCCACTGGCGCGGGACGGCAAGGTGCTCATCCTCGCCTACGACCACGGGCTGGAACACGGCCCCGTGGACTTCGAGGCGGTGCCCGAGAGCGCGGACCCGGAGCGGGTGTTCGACGTCGCCCGCCACCCCGCAGTGACGACGCTGGCCGTCCAGAAGGGAATCGCCGAGGCGTACTACCCCTCCTACGAGGACGAGGTGAACCTGCTGGCGAAGCTCAACGGGACCTCGAACCTCTGGATGGGCGAACCCGACTCCGCGGTGAACTGGTCGGTCGACTACGCCGCCGAGGTCGGTGCCGACGCCGTCGGCTTCACCCTCTACGGCGGTTCGAACAACGAAATCGAGATGGCCGAGGAGTTCCGCGACGCCCACGAGAAGGCCCGCGAGCACGACCTCCCGGTCGTCATGTGGTCGTACCCCCGCGGACAGGGGCTCAAGAACGACACGAAGCCGGGCACCATCGCCTACGCGGCCCGCCAGGCGCTCGAACTCGGTGCGGACGTGGCGAAGGTCAAGTACCCCGGCAGCCAGGAGGCCATGGAGACGGCCGTCCAGATGGCTGGCCCGACGAAGGTCGTCATGTCCGGCGGTTCGAAGACCAGTGACCGCGAGTTCCTGGAGAGCGTGAAGGCCGTCATCGACGCGGGCGGTGCCGGACTGGCCGTGGGTCGCAACGTCTTCCAGCGGGAGAACCCCCGCCGTATTCTGGACGCGCTGGAGAAAGTAATCTACGAGGAGAGTTCGGTCGACACTGCCCTCGCCGCCGCCGAGGAGTAA
- a CDS encoding DoxX family membrane protein gives MDSTRRVTDLAERAAARSPSPAVLARLGLGSMVLLAGVHKLAAPGAWTVYVTDWLAPWLVVSPVAFMLINGVLEVGFGLAILADRWTAFGAGVAAVSLTATVGYLGVVALLEGGLFLDVLVRDVGLAALAWAVVVDALR, from the coding sequence ATGGACTCCACTCGTCGCGTGACAGACCTGGCCGAACGGGCCGCGGCGCGGTCGCCGTCGCCTGCCGTCCTCGCCCGCCTCGGCCTCGGTTCGATGGTACTGCTGGCCGGCGTTCACAAACTGGCCGCACCGGGCGCGTGGACGGTCTACGTGACCGACTGGCTCGCGCCGTGGCTGGTCGTCTCGCCGGTCGCGTTCATGCTGATAAACGGCGTGCTGGAGGTGGGGTTCGGGCTGGCGATTCTCGCCGACCGCTGGACGGCGTTCGGGGCGGGCGTCGCCGCGGTCTCGCTGACCGCGACGGTGGGGTATCTCGGCGTGGTCGCGTTGCTGGAGGGCGGGCTGTTCCTGGACGTGCTGGTCCGTGACGTGGGTCTCGCAGCGCTGGCGTGGGCGGTCGTCGTGGACGCGCTCCGGTGA
- a CDS encoding MaoC family dehydratase, whose translation MSGLYFEEFEVGETIEHEKRRTVSEADNQRFCDMTMNQQPLHLDESFAATSQFGERIVNGLLTMSLAVGLSIPDTTDGTIVANLSYDGVEHPEPVFHGDTIRAQSTVTDKRETSDGERGVVTMHVEAFRVDPDGGETLVCEFERTVLSLKAE comes from the coding sequence ATGTCAGGGCTGTACTTCGAGGAGTTCGAGGTCGGCGAGACCATCGAACACGAGAAGCGACGGACGGTCTCGGAGGCGGACAACCAGCGCTTTTGCGACATGACGATGAACCAGCAGCCGTTGCACCTGGACGAGAGCTTCGCTGCCACCTCCCAGTTCGGCGAGCGCATCGTCAACGGCCTCCTCACGATGTCGCTCGCGGTGGGGCTGTCGATTCCCGACACCACCGACGGCACCATCGTCGCGAACCTCTCCTACGACGGCGTCGAGCATCCAGAGCCCGTGTTCCACGGCGACACCATCCGCGCGCAGTCGACGGTGACGGACAAACGGGAGACGTCCGACGGCGAGCGCGGCGTCGTCACGATGCACGTCGAGGCGTTCAGGGTCGACCCGGACGGCGGAGAGACGCTGGTCTGCGAGTTCGAGCGGACGGTCCTCTCCCTGAAGGCCGAGTAG
- a CDS encoding PKD domain-containing protein, with translation MRRGQGTGAASPRAGNRSMTSAERSALVALLVGFGLLLACVGVAGPAGAVAADGQFAHGDSSDDQPPTIASAERVNDTAILLTIADNHDVAESTISVGQFATETGTITNVTATENGTNATVVLTLAEPVDEDNLTLGAIGNTAISDTAGNALGAGDGRRTVVVRGMDGVKPRVLSFSVTDATGSPARLSIEASEPLATFNVSVRGAVTDALDESDFSRDESGLTYTTTYTPATDGTVRFALYRYTDRAGNTRTLSIKRRIAVDLTPPEARAGLDLSASGNLSLVFEGGQSTDASGVANYTWDFGDGATATGERVTHVFDPGEYTVTMEAVDPYGNAATDTIPLNLSTGAGNATDVDEAVRDRRRDTAVTVQRATDAAGTDAVVTVDRARAGVPVEIAGGNESALASVGNVTLDGLNVTLATNRSLDLGVSLAGPAAVSDAAAATSVDPLAGITVVHAVPDREVTAATFSFGVNRSHLDALGVTPANVSLYRLHDGTWNEVPTRVENATDGPNASNGTVLLAAESPGFSRFALGATEGEGESGTGGSPSLRVVDAELDRSSVRVGDGVTVTVTLGNDGTAAGDYTAGLALNGTVVATATSPSIAPNETGTVRLQHTVETAGGLAVAVNGTAAGTLTVEPTTDDGGSAAAGDRAGEVDGPQFVVTNVSLNRTETAPGGAVLVNATVRNRDPNPGVYTAGLAVNGGLVATEQSSPIPGNASRTVSVPYRFNDTGEFSLSVNATTGGTVTVSSDGGGLLAPVFGVLAALPIPTGILQPLVTFVLAPLFVIWAILKALAIYLGY, from the coding sequence ATGAGACGCGGGCAGGGGACAGGAGCAGCGTCGCCGCGAGCTGGCAACCGGTCGATGACGTCCGCCGAGCGGAGCGCCCTCGTCGCGCTTCTCGTCGGATTCGGACTGCTTCTCGCGTGCGTCGGTGTCGCGGGACCTGCTGGCGCAGTCGCCGCGGACGGACAGTTCGCCCACGGCGACTCGTCGGACGACCAGCCACCGACGATAGCCAGCGCCGAGCGCGTGAACGACACCGCAATCCTGCTGACGATTGCCGACAACCACGACGTGGCCGAGTCGACCATCTCGGTCGGCCAGTTCGCCACGGAGACGGGAACCATCACGAACGTCACGGCGACGGAGAACGGCACGAACGCGACAGTCGTGCTCACGCTGGCGGAACCAGTCGACGAGGACAACCTGACGCTCGGCGCTATCGGCAACACCGCCATCAGCGACACCGCAGGGAACGCTCTCGGCGCTGGCGACGGCCGACGGACCGTCGTCGTCAGGGGGATGGACGGCGTGAAGCCGCGCGTCCTCTCGTTTTCGGTCACCGACGCGACGGGCAGTCCCGCGCGCCTGTCTATCGAGGCCAGCGAACCGCTGGCAACGTTCAACGTCTCCGTCCGCGGCGCGGTCACGGACGCCCTCGACGAGAGCGACTTCTCGCGTGACGAGTCCGGGTTGACCTACACGACGACGTACACGCCGGCAACCGACGGCACCGTCAGGTTCGCGCTCTACCGGTACACGGACAGGGCGGGCAACACGCGGACCCTGAGCATCAAGCGACGCATCGCTGTCGACCTGACGCCGCCCGAGGCGCGTGCCGGACTCGACCTGAGCGCGTCCGGGAACCTGTCGCTGGTCTTCGAGGGCGGGCAGTCGACCGACGCCAGCGGTGTCGCCAACTACACGTGGGACTTCGGCGACGGCGCGACGGCGACCGGCGAGCGCGTCACCCACGTCTTCGACCCCGGCGAGTACACGGTGACGATGGAGGCCGTCGACCCCTACGGCAACGCCGCGACGGACACCATCCCGCTGAACCTCTCGACCGGGGCCGGCAACGCAACCGACGTCGACGAGGCGGTGCGCGACCGACGCCGGGACACGGCAGTAACCGTCCAGCGCGCGACCGACGCTGCCGGTACCGACGCCGTCGTCACGGTCGACCGGGCGCGGGCGGGCGTCCCGGTCGAAATCGCGGGCGGGAACGAGTCGGCACTGGCGAGCGTCGGGAACGTCACCCTCGACGGCCTGAACGTGACGCTGGCGACCAATCGCTCGCTGGACCTCGGCGTGTCGCTGGCCGGCCCGGCCGCCGTCTCCGACGCGGCCGCCGCGACCAGCGTGGACCCGCTCGCCGGCATCACCGTGGTCCACGCCGTCCCGGACAGGGAGGTCACCGCCGCGACGTTCTCGTTCGGCGTGAACCGGTCACACCTCGACGCGCTCGGAGTTACCCCGGCGAACGTCTCACTCTATCGGCTCCACGACGGGACCTGGAACGAGGTACCCACGAGGGTAGAAAACGCCACCGACGGGCCGAACGCATCGAACGGAACAGTGCTGCTCGCCGCCGAATCACCCGGGTTCTCCCGGTTCGCGCTGGGTGCGACCGAGGGAGAGGGCGAGTCCGGGACGGGCGGGTCACCGTCGCTGCGCGTCGTCGACGCAGAACTTGACCGGTCGTCGGTCAGGGTCGGGGACGGGGTGACCGTGACGGTAACACTCGGGAACGACGGCACCGCGGCGGGCGACTACACCGCCGGGCTTGCGCTGAACGGGACAGTCGTGGCGACGGCGACTTCGCCCTCGATTGCGCCGAACGAAACCGGGACGGTCCGGCTACAGCACACTGTCGAGACGGCAGGCGGCCTGGCCGTGGCGGTCAACGGGACGGCAGCCGGCACGCTGACAGTCGAACCGACGACGGACGACGGGGGGAGCGCTGCCGCCGGAGACCGGGCGGGCGAGGTCGACGGCCCGCAGTTCGTCGTCACGAACGTCTCACTCAACCGGACGGAGACCGCGCCGGGTGGGGCCGTACTCGTGAACGCGACGGTCCGCAACCGGGATCCGAACCCGGGGGTCTACACGGCCGGCCTGGCGGTCAACGGCGGTCTCGTCGCGACCGAACAATCCTCGCCGATTCCGGGCAACGCGTCGCGGACCGTCAGCGTCCCCTACCGCTTCAACGACACCGGCGAGTTCTCGCTGTCGGTCAACGCGACGACGGGCGGGACTGTCACCGTCAGTTCCGACGGCGGTGGCCTCCTCGCTCCGGTCTTCGGCGTGCTCGCCGCGTTACCGATTCCGACGGGGATACTCCAGCCGCTGGTGACGTTCGTCCTCGCGCCGCTTTTCGTCATCTGGGCGATTCTGAAGGCGCTGGCAATCTACCTCGGCTACTAG